The Spirochaeta lutea genome window below encodes:
- the infB gene encoding translation initiation factor IF-2 gives MSDDQNTEKSEQKPKATLIKHRKDDEATSPQDKTSSDSRKRVVKKKVVIKKKVHTDHEEREGQAKPVKRDTEASQERGEETKTPPKEAKSASSQPSSGSQTKPNPEKAPRKTTPDAKPGENRPRAAGPRQAGNLARKQGNLAGRDTSSGKRSYPTKAGIVGGRYVGPDRNSGPGRGQQGGPGGPGGDRNRPPRPPQRNFRPGGPGGRPGSTPPPPDAAPEEKKASSKKFFKAKKKDNFQKRDRHQEKEIHFKSKKPKIKTNPVPKEVSIMEVITVSELAKKMNLKASDLIAKLMAMGMMVTINQQIDADTAQILAAEYDCKVNIVSLYDETLIESPKDTEADLEHRPPIVTVMGHVDHGKTKLLDAIRKTNVVNDEAGGITQHIGAYQVETSRGKVTFIDTPGHEAFTLMRARGAQVTDIVILVVAANDGVMPQTLEAISHAKDAKVPIIIAINKVDLPEANIDRVKQQLADRGLLTEDWGGDVMSCPISALKGEGINELLDAVLLQAEVMELKANYKGVAEGKVIESRIDQGRGTVSTVLIERGCLKVGDSFVAGVYPGKVRAMFNDRGQKVDEAGPSMPVEILGFTGIPEAGVPFQVTESDRMARQVGEKRQELQKVENAKNVKKITLDNLYDSIQQGEIQELKVIIKGDVHGSVEAIQSALEKLSTQEIHLVVVQAAAGAINERDIMLAAASNAIIIGFHVRPTPKAQAFADQEKVEIRKYSIIYDVVEDIRQAMEGMLSPELREEQIGTVEVRETFKVPKQGVIAGSYVTNGEVRRNAQVHLIRDGIEIFTGPIVSLRRFKDDAKEVKAGFECGIGLENWIDIQTGDTMEVFVMKEVAKKLGPTLEEIKKSSEKKKK, from the coding sequence ATGTCTGACGACCAGAATACTGAGAAGAGCGAACAAAAGCCTAAGGCAACTCTCATAAAGCATCGTAAGGATGATGAAGCAACCTCCCCTCAGGACAAAACTTCTTCCGATAGCCGGAAGCGGGTTGTTAAGAAGAAAGTTGTAATTAAGAAGAAGGTTCATACGGACCATGAAGAACGCGAAGGGCAGGCGAAGCCTGTCAAGCGGGACACTGAGGCCTCCCAGGAGAGAGGTGAAGAGACTAAGACGCCCCCGAAGGAGGCGAAGTCTGCTTCAAGTCAACCTTCGAGCGGAAGTCAGACAAAGCCTAATCCTGAAAAAGCTCCGCGAAAGACCACACCCGATGCAAAGCCCGGAGAGAATCGACCGCGCGCCGCAGGACCCCGTCAAGCCGGTAATCTGGCTCGAAAACAGGGCAATTTGGCTGGCCGGGACACCTCATCCGGTAAGCGCTCCTATCCCACCAAGGCAGGGATCGTCGGCGGACGGTATGTAGGTCCCGACCGTAATTCCGGCCCAGGTAGAGGCCAGCAGGGAGGACCGGGAGGTCCTGGTGGAGACCGGAACAGACCTCCCCGGCCCCCTCAGCGGAATTTCCGCCCCGGCGGCCCCGGTGGAAGACCCGGCAGCACGCCTCCGCCCCCGGATGCAGCACCGGAAGAAAAGAAGGCTTCAAGCAAAAAGTTCTTTAAGGCAAAAAAGAAGGATAATTTCCAGAAGAGGGATCGTCATCAGGAAAAAGAGATCCACTTTAAGTCTAAGAAGCCAAAGATAAAAACTAACCCCGTACCCAAAGAAGTTTCCATCATGGAAGTCATAACGGTTAGTGAGCTCGCAAAGAAGATGAATCTTAAGGCCTCTGATCTTATTGCCAAACTCATGGCCATGGGCATGATGGTAACCATCAACCAGCAGATCGATGCAGATACTGCCCAGATCCTGGCCGCTGAGTATGACTGTAAGGTCAATATCGTATCCCTGTATGATGAGACCCTGATCGAATCTCCCAAGGATACCGAAGCGGATTTGGAGCATAGGCCCCCCATCGTTACCGTTATGGGTCACGTCGACCATGGTAAAACCAAGCTGCTGGATGCGATTCGGAAGACAAACGTTGTCAACGATGAAGCCGGCGGTATTACCCAGCACATCGGTGCGTACCAGGTGGAGACCTCCCGCGGAAAGGTAACCTTTATCGATACTCCCGGACACGAAGCCTTTACGCTGATGAGGGCCAGGGGAGCGCAGGTGACCGATATTGTCATCCTGGTTGTAGCGGCCAACGACGGGGTAATGCCCCAAACCTTGGAGGCCATCAGCCATGCAAAGGATGCGAAGGTCCCTATTATCATTGCTATCAATAAGGTTGATCTTCCCGAAGCGAACATCGACCGGGTAAAACAGCAGCTGGCTGACCGCGGATTGCTTACCGAGGACTGGGGTGGTGATGTTATGAGCTGCCCGATTTCAGCCCTTAAGGGTGAGGGAATCAATGAGCTGCTTGATGCGGTTCTGCTCCAGGCTGAGGTCATGGAACTCAAAGCCAACTATAAGGGTGTAGCCGAGGGTAAGGTGATTGAAAGCCGCATTGACCAGGGACGCGGTACCGTTTCGACGGTGCTCATTGAGCGGGGATGTCTGAAGGTTGGCGACAGCTTTGTTGCCGGCGTATATCCCGGTAAGGTCCGGGCGATGTTCAATGATCGCGGTCAAAAGGTTGACGAAGCGGGCCCAAGTATGCCTGTTGAGATCCTTGGATTTACCGGCATCCCCGAGGCGGGTGTCCCCTTCCAGGTAACGGAATCCGACCGAATGGCCCGTCAGGTTGGTGAAAAAAGGCAAGAACTGCAGAAGGTTGAAAACGCTAAGAACGTTAAGAAAATAACCCTGGATAACCTCTACGATTCAATTCAGCAGGGAGAGATTCAGGAGCTTAAGGTAATCATCAAGGGTGATGTTCACGGCTCCGTAGAAGCCATCCAATCCGCCCTGGAAAAACTGAGTACCCAGGAAATTCACCTTGTGGTAGTGCAGGCCGCCGCTGGAGCGATTAACGAACGGGACATCATGCTTGCTGCTGCTTCAAACGCTATTATCATCGGGTTCCACGTCCGTCCGACGCCCAAGGCCCAGGCCTTTGCTGATCAAGAAAAGGTAGAGATCCGAAAATACAGTATCATCTACGATGTTGTTGAGGATATCCGCCAGGCAATGGAAGGAATGCTATCGCCCGAGCTCAGAGAAGAGCAGATTGGTACCGTCGAGGTTCGAGAGACCTTCAAGGTTCCGAAGCAGGGTGTGATAGCCGGTTCCTACGTGACCAACGGTGAGGTTCGGCGAAATGCTCAGGTTCATCTTATCCGTGACGGTATCGAAATCTTCACCGGCCCCATAGTCTCACTGCGCCGCTTTAAAGATGACGCGAAAGAGGTTAAGGCTGGCTTTGAGTGTGGTATCGGTCTTGAGAACTGGATCGATATACAGACCGGGGACACCATGGAAGTCTTTGTCATGAAGGAAGTTGCCAAGAAGCTCGGTCCAACGCTGGAAGAGATTAAGAAGAGTTCGGAGAAAAAGAAGAAATGA
- the nusA gene encoding transcription termination factor NusA: MASGLADAIRLLVQDKGISEELVKKTIEDFLLAAYKRKYNTTENAVVRFSENGEEVSLFARKEIVEEVMDPALEIALEDALKLNDECEIGDELLIEVNPQEFDRVAVQSAKQKARQDLREIQKDTLYSEYKDKVGEMIIGYYQRERNGNIFVDLGKIEGLLPRRFQSPRESYRPNDRIRAYIHEVTKAQTGLQIILSRTHPEFVRKIFELEVPEIYDGTVEIFKIVREPGYRTKLAVYANRGDVDPVGACVGLKGVRIQSIVRELEGEKIDILKYDTDPRNFIKNALSPAQVSQVIILDEPKRNVLAIVPDDQLSLAIGKQGLNVRLANRLVDWNIDVKTEAQFAEMDISNITKAAVNNLFSDIEEDEEIERVGELPGIPDRIVATLAKDNIEYIEDLVSLSEEQLAELPGLDQDDIDLLRKTIEENLEIVEDEVFAPAEEQPAEDLEDEYDEPSGEGEEAEDDETQVLEENEKDAYYGDDDFVEYEEDDETLISELPGVPETAIKALGDYGITTIVDFLSRNDDELAGIPGLDSSELDTVQRVIAENVEIIEEEDEE, encoded by the coding sequence ATGGCTTCTGGATTAGCTGACGCAATTCGGCTCCTGGTACAGGATAAAGGTATCTCTGAGGAGCTCGTAAAAAAGACAATTGAGGATTTCTTGCTCGCCGCCTACAAGCGTAAGTACAATACTACCGAGAATGCTGTTGTACGATTCAGCGAGAACGGCGAGGAAGTGAGTCTCTTCGCTCGGAAGGAAATCGTTGAAGAGGTAATGGATCCCGCTCTTGAGATCGCATTGGAAGATGCTTTAAAGCTGAACGATGAATGCGAGATTGGTGATGAGCTTCTGATTGAAGTGAATCCCCAGGAGTTTGATCGCGTGGCCGTACAGAGTGCCAAGCAGAAGGCACGGCAGGACCTGCGGGAGATTCAAAAAGATACCCTCTACTCCGAGTATAAAGATAAGGTCGGAGAAATGATCATCGGGTATTATCAGCGCGAACGCAACGGTAATATTTTTGTGGATCTCGGCAAAATTGAAGGACTCCTTCCCCGAAGATTTCAATCCCCCCGGGAGAGTTACAGGCCCAACGATCGGATCAGAGCCTATATTCACGAGGTGACCAAGGCCCAGACCGGGCTGCAGATAATTTTATCCCGAACACACCCCGAGTTCGTCAGGAAGATCTTTGAACTTGAGGTTCCCGAAATCTATGATGGAACCGTTGAAATATTCAAAATCGTCCGCGAGCCCGGGTATCGGACCAAGTTGGCGGTCTATGCGAACCGCGGGGATGTAGATCCTGTCGGCGCCTGTGTTGGTCTCAAGGGGGTGCGTATTCAGTCGATCGTTCGTGAGTTAGAAGGCGAAAAAATTGATATCCTGAAATACGACACCGATCCCCGGAACTTCATTAAAAATGCTCTCAGCCCCGCCCAGGTTTCCCAGGTGATTATCCTGGATGAACCTAAGCGGAATGTTCTGGCTATTGTACCTGACGATCAATTAAGTCTGGCTATTGGAAAGCAAGGATTGAACGTCCGTCTTGCAAATCGCTTAGTGGATTGGAATATTGACGTTAAAACCGAAGCCCAATTTGCTGAAATGGATATTTCCAATATTACCAAGGCTGCGGTGAACAACCTGTTCAGTGATATCGAAGAGGACGAGGAGATCGAACGAGTAGGTGAGCTTCCTGGTATTCCCGACCGAATCGTCGCTACCCTGGCCAAGGATAATATTGAGTACATCGAGGACCTTGTTTCCCTATCCGAGGAACAGCTGGCTGAGCTTCCAGGCCTTGATCAAGACGACATTGATTTACTACGGAAAACAATTGAGGAAAATCTCGAGATTGTCGAGGACGAGGTCTTTGCTCCTGCTGAAGAGCAGCCTGCTGAGGATCTGGAGGATGAATATGATGAACCGTCCGGCGAAGGTGAAGAAGCCGAGGACGATGAAACCCAGGTGCTTGAAGAGAATGAAAAAGACGCGTACTATGGTGACGATGATTTTGTTGAGTATGAAGAGGATGATGAAACCCTCATCAGCGAGCTGCCCGGAGTACCTGAAACAGCCATAAAGGCGTTAGGTGATTATGGAATTACAACAATCGTTGATTTCCTATCGAGGAATGACGACGAGCTCGCCGGTATCCCCGGGTTGGATTCTTCGGAGCTGGATACCGTTCAACGGGTAATTGCTGAGAATGTGGAAATAATTGAAGAAGAGGATGAAGAATGA
- a CDS encoding ribosome maturation factor, with translation MGIELNTLLDQVAPVVEGLGFSLVELNYGNTKGTHQTRVIIYSDQGVGSDECALVYRTLLPRLEIILDSRDIHLEISSPGLDRKIKSPREYEIFTGKQVRLLLRDSQDWIEGTISQSNSDSVTIHQEAGETTVPFSNIVKGQLDYKWEVK, from the coding sequence ATGGGAATTGAGTTGAATACCCTGTTAGATCAAGTTGCCCCCGTTGTAGAAGGCTTGGGTTTTTCGCTGGTGGAACTAAACTATGGAAATACCAAGGGAACCCACCAAACCCGGGTTATTATTTATAGCGACCAGGGTGTGGGGAGCGATGAGTGCGCTCTTGTGTACCGAACCTTACTTCCCCGATTGGAAATCATCCTGGACAGCAGAGATATTCATCTTGAAATCAGTTCTCCTGGGCTGGATCGTAAGATAAAATCCCCTCGGGAGTATGAAATTTTTACCGGTAAACAGGTTCGCCTATTGCTGAGAGATAGCCAGGATTGGATTGAGGGGACCATATCCCAGAGTAATTCTGATTCTGTCACCATTCATCAGGAAGCAGGTGAAACCACCGTGCCTTTTTCTAATATAGTAAAGGGACAACTAGATTATAAATGGGAGGTCAAGTAG
- a CDS encoding ComF family protein — MEDGDQHHSEPKRNPSLLNSAGDGERRCFACREQSASLYVPEVYSLLLYRGLSKDLLAIVKFQNYRPALPLWMWLLERAIEGLPPGISRSADFIPVPGSTSGILSRGYDPVHYCVQRICRDSGWSFNPCIARIQGKSQKTADRRTRFNQARLQYTLSAGRKPTTHEVAVLIDDISTTGASLRACSDLLRSAGYLGVYGITIAQD, encoded by the coding sequence GTGGAGGACGGGGATCAACACCATTCCGAACCGAAGCGAAATCCATCCCTGCTCAATTCCGCTGGGGACGGGGAGCGCCGCTGTTTTGCGTGCCGAGAACAGAGTGCATCCCTCTATGTTCCCGAGGTGTACTCCCTGCTCCTCTACCGGGGTCTTTCCAAGGATCTGTTGGCCATAGTTAAGTTTCAAAATTACCGCCCGGCGCTCCCTCTCTGGATGTGGTTACTAGAGAGGGCAATTGAGGGGCTGCCCCCTGGTATTTCCCGGAGTGCTGATTTTATTCCGGTACCCGGGTCGACATCAGGCATCCTCAGCCGGGGATACGATCCGGTGCATTACTGCGTTCAGAGGATCTGCCGGGATTCGGGTTGGTCATTCAATCCATGCATAGCTAGGATACAGGGAAAATCGCAAAAAACCGCGGACCGGCGGACCCGTTTCAACCAGGCAAGACTGCAGTATACGCTCTCCGCCGGCAGGAAGCCTACAACCCATGAGGTTGCTGTATTAATTGATGATATTTCAACCACAGGTGCGAGTTTACGCGCATGCTCCGATCTGCTTAGATCCGCAGGGTACCTAGGAGTGTATGGCATAACCATTGCCCAGGATTGA
- the mutS gene encoding DNA mismatch repair protein MutS gives MSDSTPMMQQYTQIKSKHRDAIVFFRLGDFYEMFHKDAQEASKILGLTLTKRNGIPMCGIPYHASGAYVGRLLQAGKKIAVCEQTKLPEGGKGIAEREVVEVLTPGTVMEEDMLPGENNNYLVALSSPAPDYSDPLQQVYSFAALDVSTGELFLTSYSGPSAAAFLRREIYRYNPPEIVVQESMLEQVSEIAQYLKDSPEILLNRYPDWYFDSRTAAQRLRDLLGVAGLQSFGLAPDSPELHSASVLIDYAEDVTKHRISFLRELQVYKEHDAVSIDESSQKNLELTRNMRDGTRKYTLLDVIDQTQTPMGSRLLQRWLLRPLNSAPAILERQARVRGFYHSQLILSKAAELLGSIRDLDRLAARISLDKGHAKDLLSLGTSLSLSIELLDLLSGANLGGGVPEHSRQGLQEITALIENAIIENPSILLTEGRLIRPGYSPEVDEIRSLKENSRETLESYLSQERDQSGIQNLKLKYNKIIGYHLEVSKGQVSKVPEHFIRRQSLVNAERYTTERLGELESKITLASDRLIELERQCFIQVRQQVRQRVQDILEVSKLVAETDCIQSLARVATLRGYVAPELVEEVLLDIEGGRHPVVEAHLSHGEFVPNSLELSSKKGSTSGRFALITGPNMAGKSTYLRQNALITILAQIGSFVPADRAKIGICDKVFCRVGASDNLARGESTFLVEMNETALILRTATERSLIIMDEVGRGTSTQDGLSIAWAVSEYVLNTIKARTLFATHYHELTELSHPNLQNLSLQVDDEDGEIVFLRRVVPKASSNSYGIHVAQLAGIPRMVIERAQELLNHFDVPAFNPGKPGKQGSKPQKRLFDPLEEISLELKNIDIGTTTPLQALTILARFQESLKK, from the coding sequence ATGTCTGACTCAACCCCCATGATGCAACAGTACACCCAAATCAAGTCGAAACATCGGGATGCCATTGTTTTTTTCCGTCTTGGTGACTTCTATGAAATGTTCCACAAAGATGCCCAAGAGGCAAGTAAAATACTCGGACTCACTCTTACTAAACGGAATGGCATACCCATGTGCGGGATTCCCTACCATGCATCCGGTGCCTATGTGGGCCGGTTGCTACAGGCGGGGAAAAAGATAGCCGTCTGCGAACAGACCAAACTTCCCGAGGGTGGTAAGGGAATTGCCGAGCGTGAGGTTGTGGAGGTGTTAACTCCCGGTACGGTCATGGAAGAGGACATGCTGCCCGGGGAGAATAATAATTACCTGGTCGCCCTTTCTTCCCCAGCCCCGGATTATTCCGATCCCCTGCAACAGGTCTACAGTTTCGCAGCCCTGGATGTTTCCACGGGAGAACTGTTTCTGACGAGCTACAGCGGCCCATCGGCGGCAGCGTTTTTGCGCCGGGAGATCTACCGTTACAATCCCCCCGAGATAGTCGTCCAGGAATCCATGTTGGAACAGGTGTCGGAAATCGCCCAGTATCTAAAAGACTCTCCGGAGATTCTTTTGAACCGGTATCCCGATTGGTATTTTGATTCCCGGACAGCCGCCCAGCGCCTCCGGGATCTTTTGGGGGTGGCAGGGTTACAATCCTTCGGCCTCGCACCTGATTCGCCTGAGCTTCATTCGGCAAGCGTGCTCATTGATTATGCCGAAGATGTAACCAAGCACCGGATTTCCTTTCTCCGGGAACTCCAGGTGTATAAAGAGCATGATGCAGTCAGTATTGATGAAAGCAGCCAGAAGAACCTCGAGCTCACCAGGAATATGCGGGATGGCACCCGGAAATACACCCTCCTGGACGTCATCGACCAAACCCAGACGCCCATGGGCTCCCGGCTCCTGCAGCGCTGGCTGCTGCGTCCCCTGAATAGCGCACCGGCTATCTTGGAGCGCCAGGCCAGGGTACGGGGCTTTTACCATAGCCAGCTCATCCTATCGAAGGCCGCAGAATTGTTGGGGTCCATCCGGGATTTAGACCGCCTGGCTGCAAGAATCTCCCTAGATAAGGGACATGCCAAGGATTTGCTGAGCCTCGGTACCTCCCTCTCGCTCTCCATCGAACTCCTCGATCTCCTCTCCGGTGCGAACCTGGGCGGGGGAGTGCCGGAACATAGTCGTCAGGGCTTGCAGGAGATAACCGCCCTCATTGAGAATGCAATAATTGAGAATCCTTCCATCTTGCTGACCGAAGGCCGGCTCATCCGCCCGGGTTACAGTCCCGAAGTGGACGAGATCCGATCACTGAAGGAAAACAGTCGGGAGACCCTGGAGTCCTACCTTTCCCAGGAACGGGACCAGTCGGGCATTCAGAATCTAAAACTCAAGTACAATAAGATAATCGGCTATCACCTGGAGGTTTCCAAGGGCCAGGTCTCGAAGGTGCCCGAGCATTTTATCCGTCGCCAATCCCTGGTGAATGCCGAGCGGTATACCACGGAGCGGCTGGGGGAACTGGAATCGAAGATAACCCTGGCCTCTGACAGGTTGATCGAACTGGAGCGTCAGTGTTTCATCCAGGTGCGTCAGCAGGTTCGCCAGAGGGTTCAGGACATCCTCGAGGTAAGCAAGCTCGTTGCGGAAACGGATTGCATTCAGTCCCTTGCCCGGGTCGCTACCCTGCGGGGATACGTTGCCCCGGAACTCGTCGAAGAGGTACTGCTGGATATAGAGGGGGGCCGCCATCCGGTGGTGGAGGCCCATCTGAGCCACGGGGAGTTTGTTCCAAACAGTCTCGAATTATCGTCTAAAAAGGGATCGACATCGGGTCGATTTGCCCTCATTACCGGCCCGAACATGGCCGGAAAGAGTACCTACCTCAGGCAAAATGCGCTAATTACCATCCTCGCCCAGATTGGCAGCTTCGTGCCGGCTGACAGGGCCAAAATAGGTATTTGCGACAAGGTGTTCTGCAGGGTAGGGGCGAGCGATAATCTTGCCCGGGGGGAATCAACCTTCCTTGTCGAGATGAATGAGACTGCCCTGATCCTCCGAACCGCTACCGAACGCAGCCTCATTATTATGGATGAGGTCGGGCGGGGTACCTCGACCCAGGACGGGCTTTCCATCGCCTGGGCCGTCAGTGAATACGTGCTAAACACCATCAAGGCCCGGACCCTCTTTGCAACCCACTATCACGAGCTAACCGAGCTGAGCCATCCCAACCTTCAAAATTTATCCCTCCAGGTGGATGATGAAGATGGCGAGATCGTATTTCTCCGCAGGGTAGTTCCGAAAGCCTCATCCAATTCCTACGGTATCCATGTTGCCCAGCTTGCAGGTATCCCCAGAATGGTCATCGAGCGTGCCCAGGAGTTGCTAAACCATTTCGATGTTCCTGCGTTTAATCCGGGAAAACCAGGAAAGCAGGGTTCCAAGCCCCAGAAAAGATTGTTCGATCCCCTGGAGGAGATTTCCCTGGAGTTAAAAAACATCGATATTGGGACAACTACCCCCTTGCAGGCCCTCACGATTCTAGCCCGTTTTCAGGAATCATTGAAAAAATAG
- a CDS encoding STAS domain-containing protein, which produces MSDGIGYKRVDDELYLRGTGNLNARNCDGLKSMVFSILQERGVTHIYIDLSCCTYMDSTFLGLIVGMHKKLKQTGSRGLVIINPSDEAEHHLSAMGLDQIIPISKEMISFPEHLDSCKIKSTENPQDILAAHKNLMDISPENRERFRLLTKMLEQRIQQGTQR; this is translated from the coding sequence TTGTCAGACGGAATTGGTTATAAGCGCGTTGATGACGAGCTTTACCTCCGCGGCACGGGCAATCTTAATGCACGCAACTGTGATGGACTGAAATCGATGGTATTTTCCATTCTCCAAGAACGGGGAGTGACGCATATATACATAGATCTATCATGTTGCACCTACATGGATTCAACCTTTCTTGGGTTGATTGTGGGCATGCATAAAAAGTTAAAACAGACCGGCAGCCGAGGACTCGTAATTATAAATCCAAGTGATGAGGCTGAGCATCACCTCTCAGCCATGGGCCTCGATCAGATTATCCCTATTTCAAAAGAAATGATTTCCTTCCCTGAACACCTTGATTCCTGCAAAATTAAATCTACCGAAAATCCACAAGACATCCTAGCTGCTCATAAAAACCTGATGGATATTTCCCCTGAAAACCGGGAACGGTTCAGGCTGCTGACCAAGATGTTGGAACAGAGGATACAGCAGGGCACCCAGCGGTAG